In Marivirga salinae, a single window of DNA contains:
- the fabG gene encoding 3-oxoacyl-[acyl-carrier-protein] reductase, giving the protein MTKLLEGKTALITGASKGIGKAIAQKYAEQGANVAFTFLSSVEKGQALEKELADAYGVKVKGYRSDASDFKAAEELIAGVVADFGSLDVLVNNAGITKDNLLMRMTEEMWDDVININLKSCFNTVKAANRTFMKQKSGSIINMTSVVGIKGNPGQANYSASKAGIIGFTKSVALELGSRNIRSNAIAPGFIETEMTDALDEKTVQGWRDAIPLKRGGSPDDVADLCVFLGSDMSSYITGQVIQVDGGMLT; this is encoded by the coding sequence ATGACAAAACTATTAGAAGGAAAAACCGCACTTATCACAGGTGCTTCAAAAGGAATAGGTAAAGCCATCGCTCAGAAATATGCTGAACAAGGAGCTAATGTAGCTTTTACTTTTTTATCAAGTGTTGAAAAAGGGCAGGCTTTGGAAAAAGAATTAGCTGATGCTTATGGTGTAAAAGTGAAAGGTTATCGATCAGATGCCTCTGATTTTAAGGCAGCTGAAGAATTAATCGCTGGAGTAGTTGCTGATTTCGGGAGTTTAGATGTTTTAGTGAATAATGCAGGAATCACTAAAGATAATTTATTGATGAGGATGACGGAAGAAATGTGGGATGATGTAATCAATATCAATTTGAAATCTTGCTTCAATACGGTAAAAGCTGCTAACCGTACTTTTATGAAGCAAAAAAGCGGGTCTATTATAAATATGACTTCTGTTGTAGGAATAAAAGGAAACCCAGGACAGGCAAATTATTCTGCCTCAAAAGCAGGAATTATTGGTTTCACTAAATCTGTTGCTTTGGAATTAGGATCAAGAAATATTCGTTCTAATGCTATTGCTCCTGGTTTTATTGAAACCGAAATGACTGATGCTTTAGACGAAAAAACTGTTCAAGGATGGAGAGATGCTATTCCTTTGAAAAGAGGAGGTAGCCCCGATGATGTTGCAGATTTATGCGTATTCTTAGGTTCTGATATGTCTTCTTATATTACAGGTCAAGTGATTCAGGTTGATGGCGGAATGTTGACTTGA